A single region of the Vicia villosa cultivar HV-30 ecotype Madison, WI linkage group LG4, Vvil1.0, whole genome shotgun sequence genome encodes:
- the LOC131596455 gene encoding amino acid transporter AVT6B-like: MSLPFTDRKRRNPKPHHQNPVPDTKRDDVEGGFDGSSFTGAVFNLSTTIVGAGIMALPAAVKQLGLIPGLIMIVLCAMITESSIVILLRFTHASKSSTYSGVVRDGYGDVGRFFLLLCIIFNNMGMLVVYMVIIGDVFSGTWSQGVHYSGVLDEWFGQRFWSTRPILLFLTTIFVFIPLASFRRVDSLRYTSALSVGLAIVFVVITAGLAIVKFFYGSIGMPRLMPKLTNDESFWKLFTTIPILVTAYICHHNVHPIENELKDTSHMNAIVRTSLILCTCVYMATSLFGILLFGDKIQDDVLANFDGDLGVPYGTFLNDVVRVSYGIHLILVFPIVFFSLRLNLDGLLFPHAIPLAFDNKRFYFVTLILMAFVFVGANYVPSIWYAFQFTGATTTLFVGYIFPAAIALKDNRGVATKKDKLLSLLIIILAVSCSTIAICSDLYTFNNKTTLHVA; the protein is encoded by the exons atgtccCTCCCTTTTACAGATCGCAAGCGTCGCAACCCCAAACCACACCATCAAAATCCTGTCCCCGACACAAAACGCGATGACGTAGAAGGTGGTTTCGACGGCTCGTCTTTCACCGGCGCCGTATTCAACCTCTCAACCACTATCGTCGGTGCCGGCATTATGGCTCTTCCCGCCGCCGTGAAACAACTCGGTCTGATTCCTGGTTTGATCATGATTGTTCTCTGTGCTATGATAACAGAATCGTCCATTGTGATTCTCTTGAGATTCACGCATGCGTCGAAATCTTCGACGTATTCTGGTGTTGTTCGTGATGGGTATGGTGATGTTGGTCGTTTCTTTTTGTTGCTTTGTATCATCTTCAACAACATGGGAATGCTCGTCGTATACATGGTCATTATcg GTGATGTGTTCTCTGGAACATGGTCACAAGGAGTCCATTATTCAGGAGTTTTAGATGAATGGTTTGGTCAACGTTTTTGGTCAACACGTCCTATCTTATTgtttctcacaacaatttttgtttttatccctcTCGCATCCTTTAGACGTGTAG ATTCACTGAGGTACACTTCAGCATTATCTGTGGGATTGGCTATAGTATTTGTGGTGATAACAGCAGGTCTTGCAATTGTAAAGTTTTTTTATGGAAGCATTGGTATGCCACGCTTAATGCCCAAACTcacaaatgatgaatccttttggaagctcttcactACCATCCCTATACTAGTCACTGCTTACATCTGCCATCATAACG TGCATCCTATAGAGAATGAACTCAAAGATACTTCTCATATGAATGCAATAGTTCGAACATCACTTATACTATGTACATGTGTGTACATGGCAACAAGTCTGTTTGGAATATTATTATTTGGAGACAAAATACAAGATGATGTACTTGCAAATTTTGATGGAGATCTTGGAGTTCCTTATGGTACATTTCTCAATGATGTAGTTAGAGTGAGCTATGGAATTCACCTTATCCTAGTATTCCCAATTGTGTTTTTCTCACTTAGACTTAATCTAGATGGTCTTTTGTTTCCACATGCAATTCCACTTGCCTTTGACAATAAGAGATTCTATTTTGTGACATTGATTCTCATGGCTTTTGTTTTTGTTGGAGCTAATTATGTTCCTAGTATTTGGTATGCTTTCCAATTCACAGGGGCTACAACTACACTTTTTGTTGGTTACATTTTTCCAGCTGCCATTGCTCTAAA GGACAATCGTGGGGTTGCAAcaaaaaaagataaattattatcTTTGTTAATTATAATTTTGGCTGTCTCATGTAGCACTATAGCCATCTGTAGTGACTTGTATACCTTTAATAACAAAACAACATTACATGTAGCCTAA
- the LOC131596456 gene encoding transcription factor bHLH74, protein MGGEEKAMEFQHGNENIMTSEMDMSSVSMANKPSSEVVNHHHSFLGSSAWDNPLVSLSQAHTFGGSSMVSHIEFANTNSTYNPLVLETHQGMSSTSHLVQYSNLGGMIHKVPSYGSGSFSEMVGSFGQHGGDHVTNTSGYPIPPQHYNHIKDAGIQRGQIHGEQSQVEDSIQEDGGLGSAPSSGNRRKRGFDQNSDFSPNKNAEGDGVKDSPRKISDSSKEHDKKPKVEQSGKQAKDTSPSGEASKDNFIHVRARRGQATNSHSLAERVRREKISERMRLLQELVPGCNKITGKAVMLDEIINYVQSLQQQVEFLSMKLATVNPELNFDVERLLSKDILQSRLGLGIGGFVPGISSSHPFPNPSFQGNMAGLPSSSTQFTPLPQNVLDHDFQSFYGMGYDSNTALDNLGPNGRLKPEL, encoded by the exons ATGGGTGGTGAAGAAAAAGCTATGGAGTTTCAACATGGAAATGAGAACATTATGACTTCAGAAATGGATATGAGTTCTGTGTCAATGGCTAATAAGCCTTCTTCAGAGGTTGTTAATCATCATCATTcttttcttggttcttcagcttggGATAATCCACTTGTTTCATTGAGTCAAGCTCATACTTTTGGGGGTTCTTCAATGGTTTCTCACATTGAGTTTGCTAATACAAATTCAACTTATAACCCTCTTGTTTTGGAGACTCATCAAGGAATGAGTAGCACCTCTCACCTTGTTCAATACTCGAATCTCGGTGGCATGATCCACAAGGTTCCTTCCTATGGAAGTGGAAGTTTCTCAGAAATGGTTGGTTCCTTTGGCCAACATGGTGGTGATCATGTAACTAACACGTCAGGATATCCAATTCCACCACAACATTATAACCACATCAAGGATGCTGGAATCCAAAGGGGTCAAATTCATGGCGAACAATCTCAAGTTGAGGACTCAATTCAAGAGGATGGAGGTCTAGGATCTGCACCTAGCAGTGGAAATAGAAGAAAGAGAGGATTTGATCAAAATTCTGATTTCAGTCCAAACAAG AATGCTGAGGGTGATGGGGTGAAAGATTCTCCTAGGAAGATCTCTGATAGTTCAAAAGAACACGACAAGAAACCAAAAGTCGAGCAATCTGGGAAGCAAGCTAAAGACACCTCCCCAAGTGGAGAAGCTTCAAAAGATAATTTCATTCATGTTAGAGCTAGAAGAGGTCAAGCCACCAACAGTCATAGTCTTGCAGAAAGG GTTAGAAGAGAAAAGATAAGTGAACGTATGAGGTTGCTTCAAGAACTTGTTCCAGGTTGCAACAAG ATAACTGGCAAAGCGGTAATGCTAGATGAGATAATAAACTATGTGCAATCACTGCAACAACAAGTTGAG TTTTTGTCCATGAAACTTGCTACCGTGAACCCCGAACTGAACTTTGATGTAGAGCGGCTCTTATCCAAGGAT ATTCTCCAGTCACGCTTAGGACTCGGAATCGGTGGATTTGTTCCTGGTATAAGCTCCTCTCATCCATTCCCAAATCCAAGTTTCCAGGGAAACATGGCTGGCCTGCCTAGTTCATCAACACAATTCACTCCTTTGCCTCAG AATGTTTTGGACCATGACTTCCAAAGCTTTTATGGAATGGGATATGATTCCAATACAGCACTTGACAATTTGGGACCCAATG GGAGGTTGAAACCAGAGTTATAG